The genomic segment CGCTAATCTGTGCAACCGACTGGTGCATAAACTTGAGCACGGGGATTTCAACCATGATGGTCTTAAGGAACCAGAAGCGCATCTCGACGGCTAGCACTGAGTCGAGCCCTACAGCCGACAGCGACAACTGCGCGTCGATAGTGCCGGGGCTCTTGCGCAGCGCAGTCTCGAGCTTCCGGACGAACGACGCCTGAATCAGCTGCGCCGCCTGTGCTCGGTCGGACGCCGGGACGGCGCGAAGGGCCGCCCCGAGGTCCGTCACcctgacggcggcgccggccgcgctgccgttgccgtcgaccGTGGCGTCAGACTGAGAgccatcgtcctcgacgagggtcGAGAAACGCGGGTTGTCCAGCCAGCTGGTTATCGTGGGGTCGCCAACAACGCtgcccgtcgtcttctccttcttcctctttgtCTTGATTGTGCAGATGACCTCGCCGTTTGCCCCGGagcccggccggccggccgcgatggcctcgccgaACGCGAGGTGCAAGTCCTCCTCGTGCAACAAGGCGAATGTGTTTGTGAAGTCCCGCGCACGCTCGGGGAGCCGGTGCACGTAGCCCACGCCCGCGACAGCCGACAGGTGCAGCACAGAGGCCGGTAGGCCCCTAGCACGCCGTCGCTCTACTAGCGCCGCCATGAACATGTTACCGGCGTGGTAGTTGGACTGCGAGATGTTGCCGATGatgcaggccgtcgaggacatcaTAACGAAGAAGTCAAGGGTGGGCGGCTCTCggtcgtctccgtctccgcctccgccgccgaacaGCGCGTCAAGATTTGCCGCGCCGAGTGCCTTTGGCGCGATTACCTCCTCCAGGTCCAAAACTGTCATGTCAGCAAAGAGTTTGTCCTGCAGCACCATTGCGCCGTGCGCGATCCCTGCGACGGGTGGCATGTGCAGGTGCCCAGCGAGTTCCCAGACAGCTGCCTCGAGGGATGCGCGCCTTGTCACATCACATTGGACTGCAGCAAAGTAGGCACCAGCCCTGCGCATGTCTTCAGCAAACGTTAAGTACAGACTAGACCTAACCTGGTTTGGGGCGTGCCGGCTTGCTATTGCGACGTGCCGGGCTCCGTTAGCAACCATCCACCGACAAAGCGACAACCCTAGGTCTGAAGACAGGCCAACGAGGAGGTAGGTCCTGTCAGCGCGGAACAGCGCCTTGAAGTCGAGGGGCTGGACCTGGGTTGTGAATATGCTGCTTCTCCAGTCAAAGAGAGATGTAGGGGCTGTGCCGTCCTGGTATGCAGTGCTAGCTGAATGGTCGAGGTTGGCTAAGTCAGCGCATgcgcagaagaagatggatCTGCTCTGGCTCTCAGACACGGGTGGGATGATGGGATATCGGTATCGGAGCACCCATGGTCCGAGATCGTCTATTTCCTGCATCCATTCGCCGCTGCAGCTGTTTTCTCTGCTCTGGGAGTCTGTCGCATGATCGTTTAGCCCGCCACCCATGTCgaccacggcgccgatggaCCCCCATCGTATCTCGGCGGTTGGAGGTGAAGCCCCGACACCCGCTAGAAGCAGCCTATCTGTGATTTCTCGAGGCAAACTCAACTTTGACATCATGTTGCTAAGGTCTCGTCCGGGATTGAGCAGCAGTACTTTGCTGTCATCGGTGACCAACAAAGCTGTCCGCCGCAGCATCATGCTGGATAAGGTGGCCAGCAGAATGACTTCGTCGCTGAACAGCGAAAGTGATGGCACTTTCTCGTGTTCCATCTTATAGACGTTGTCTAGGGGTACGTAGACGGTCGTGGCTGGGTTGACTGGGCATAGAGCTGCCACCCTGGTTCCCGTGACCAATGATGACGTAGAGAAGGGGCACCGCTGTCGGTCTATGGCCCCGACGATGAGATGGAACCGCTGCTGGCCCGGCGTGTACGGAAGACAGCGAACAGTAGAAACGGTAGTTTCTATCGGACACATTGACGCTCTATAGTCCGCAGGCAGCCCGTCAGGCAGGGGTCGGCGTATAAGAGGAactcgaggaagatgaggaggaagggaaggaCGGCCACCATCACCAGTGTCCATGTAGTGGTATGGCTTCCAAGGTTCGATTTGGGCCGTGTCGAGCTCAACCAGATGCTGAGACCGACATGTCTTCTGCTCTATCAGACGTGTGCTCGAGTTCAGACGATCGTTTTTGGCTGTGTCCTTCACCACGCGGGGAATCTGGACGCAGCCGTCCCGCACTAGCAGCTCGGGCTCCATCGACCACATGATTCTGTTCTTatcgttgttgttgtcgtcgtcattACGAGAGGGTTCATCCTCGAGCAGAGGCACGAGAACCATGCGCAAGAGGCTCGCCGAAAGGATGTCCGACGTACGGTCAAAATTGTCGGCCCGAACATCCAGGTCGTCGATATCGATGCATTGGAACCGGAAGTGCGGCATCTCGGCGAACAGCGCCCGCAGCACACCGACGAGCATATTGGAGTCGGGGTTCTCGTCTCTGCAGCGCCGGGTAACAACCATGAAGTACCTGCTGCTCCTCAGTAGTAGTTTGAAGCTGGCCAGCGTGTCGCCGCTTAGATGAGCGAATAGTGGCATGTCGAGCTCGGTCATCAGCATGACGGCGAGGTTCTTCCCTGGCGCAaacaaggacgaggaagacgacgacgatgcgggaTCCTtcgcggcgccgacgtggtCCAGACTGGGCACATGAGTGACGTTTAGGACATGGCGACCAAACTGATTAACGACACGCTCAGAAAGGCTCGAGGCACCTACGACGGCGAAGGCCTGGCGATTgaaccggcggcggctgcggctgctgctgctatcTTGGTTGAGGGCGAGCGTGGGCTGCCTTAAAGCTAACACCGTCCCAGCCTCGTCATGAACCGCTTGCGACAGCATGACGGAGAACATCTCGCGGCGCCGCGGGAAAGGGACGGCCTGGTCCAGCCCCGAGAAGCCGCTCTTCCGCAGTTCCGAATCCCACCTGGCGCGAGAGACTCCCGGACCGTCCACccggccatcgtcggcggcgccggcccacCACTGGTCAAGCCCGCCAAAGACGAACGAGTACGACAGCCAGATAGGGTCGCCCGTGATGTCGAAAAGCACGAGAAAGCCTCCGGGCCGAAGCAGGTCCCGCAGGTGGGCGAGCGTGGTCCCGAGACTCTTGGTGGCGTGGACGCAGTTGGCGGCAATGATCAGGTCGTACGCCCCGTTGGTGAACCCCTGAGAGGTAGGATCCCGCTCAATGTCGAGCACGCGGTACtcgatcttgccgccgtgaccgccgtcgtcatcataCTTGGACAGCTTCTCCTCGGACCGCGCGAAGAAACCGGCCGAGATGTCGGTGAAGGTGTACGTCCTGAACCGGCCGGCCAGTGCCTCAAGGACGTACttggtggtgctgccggtGCCGCCCCCGACCTCGAGGAACTTCATGCGTGGATACCGGTGGGCTACCAGCCCGATCAGCTGGGCCACGGCGCGGTTggcgtcggccatggcgatgCCGCGGTCGTACAGCCTCGACAGTTCGCCGTCCTgctccagcagcacctcGAGCATGTCCCGCCGCCCCTCGCACACGGCCCGGAGATTTTCGCCCACGGCACGCACGAGCCGCGCGTTGACAACGTCCTGGACCTCCAGCTGGGCCAGCATCGCCCCGACGTTGTCATCATGATTTTTGTCTTGGCAATActggtgctgttgctgttgctgatgCTTCTCGTCATGAACGAGAAGGCGTCGCCGGAACACGGATGTCATGTGGCGATGGTGCCACTTGGGGAAGCTCGCCTGCTGCGAGACCGACACGCCCTCCACGAAGCGGCGGATGTAGCACATGGTGAGGCGTTCCAGCGTTTCAATGTTGGCGTAGTACAAGGCCGAGTCGTCCTGCGCCGGCGAGAATTCAAAATTGGGCGACATGACGTCTGGCTCCGTTACGGTGTGGTACTTCTCCATCACTCTGAGTACATTGAAGTGTTGAGAATCGAGATCTCATCTGTGCTTTGCTTGAATGATGGTCTCGAGAAGAAAAGCCAGCTGCATCAGTTAAAGGTCATGGATAGTTTTATGAAAGAGAGTCAGCGACTTTCAGGAACCAACTTCTGTAAGTTCTGTTCACCACATTTGCAAAAGTGTCTAGGCTGGAATAAATGCTCGTGTTCTAACAGTGAGCCTGTCTTATAAGTTATAAACAAACGTGGCGTAGCGAAAAATATCATCCTTCCAGACGGGACGGTTCTTCCTCAAAGAGCCCTCGTTGTTGTCCCAGCGATCGTGCCTGATtaggaagagggagataaATTTGACGGATACCGGTACTCAAACCGCGTCAAGTCTTCGGGAAACCCGAGCCACTGGCGATTCACTGGCAACGGAAACGATATGCCGTGGTTTGGGGTGGGGAAGCACGAGTGTCCAGGACGCTTCTTTGGGGACATGATCCTCAAGATTGCTCTTATCCACTTGCTCTCCTGTTTCGATTGAGAGTTTAGAGAAGGGGTGCCAAAGCCTGGTAAATATCGCTTTGCCCATGAGACGATCCCCAATCCATATGGTGTTTTCATGTATAGGGCGCGCAGTCACAAGTTTTAAGACTAGTGCTACACAGAAAGGCTAAAACATTACCAAAGCTATTAGTAAATGTACCAGAGGGCATATCTATATGCAGTAACAAAAAGCAATAAAAACTTTTTATATTAGTCTCTTAACAACATTGACACAGCCTTTTTTGTAGACTATTGCAGTCTATTAGGCCGGTTAGGCTGCGCGACTGCCTGGCTGAAGGTATATTAGTGCGGTGTAGTTTTATGTAACGCCAAAGAAGCTACTTTTAAATGCAGTAGCTATAGATATTAAAAACACTGTCAATCCAAAGTAAAGCAAGTCTGTACAACTTAATTTTCAGTGTTTTAGTTAGCAACTAACTTAAGAAGATAGAAGGTTAATAGCATTTGCTATTCCTCTACCCAGGACCGGATTTAGCAAATTAGAACCCTTGCAAGCAATCTCAAGGACAATAACCACCGTAATCAATTACATTCGACTTTAGCTACACAAAGCAGAAGCAAAGACACAATTGAACCATACACCGCCAACTAATTATAAGCTAGAACAACATCCCTTCCTAAGTTAAGCTCCACCTCACCTGCAGTCCAATTGTTAGTCAAGGTCGCAACCCGGTCGACAATTCGAGCGAAATCTGGATTAGAAAGGTCTTGGAAAAGAGTAATGTCGTGTAAAAAGTCCTCACGCGAGGGCTTGGACCGGAGATTGATCGCCTGTTTTGATGCAACAAGGCCGCTGCGTGGGAACAAGGCGAGGCGTGAGGTGAGTTTGTCGATATGTGAGTACATGTCCCTGCGAGAGTCGAACGCCTTGTTGATCCATCCAATCCTCTCTGCTTCCTTTGCGTCGACATCTTGAGAGCTGAGTATATACTCCATTGCTAAACCTCGTCCAATGAGTCGAGGCAAGTGCTGACATGATCCAGCCACTGGAAAATTGCCGAATGCGGTCTCGGTCTCTCCTATCAAAACGTCCTTCGTAGTTGCAAAGCGCATGTCCAAAGCTAACAGGAGTTCGTGTCCCGCATTGCGTGCCCTTCCCTCAACGGCGCCAATAGTTATCTGGGGTAGGTTTGTAATgttcatcatcagcatcgcGTAGTCTTCTGTGAAATTCGCTGTGGCAATGAATGAGCGACAAGACATTGAGATTGTGTGCCAAAATTACACTTACCAATCGCAAAAACTGCCGGATCAAAGTGATTGCAGAAAAATCTAGGGACGctgctgttgatgatgaCTACCTTAGTCTCATTGTCTTCTTGAAGCCGTCGTACGATGTCTTTCATTCCAGCATGCATATCAGCGCTCCAAGCATTGACCGACGACACCGGGTTGTGCAAAGTGATCGTCAAGATGCTGTTGTTTTGGGAGGTCACGAGCCCTTCGTATTTTGGCAGATCCAACGCGACCGCTTTTGAGAAGAGCAGCCCGGCGAGAGCTTGAATTGTAAGCCACAGCAGAGGCATATTATTCGATGGGATCGGTGAACTGAAGTTTTGTAAAAAATAGCAAGAGGAAAATGTATTAGAGATAGACCCCAAGACATACCTTGAGAGGAGCCTGCTTATGTGGTTTATATGCTCAGTTGGCTTATGATGCGATACCTATCACATCCTGTATCCCTCTCACAGTCTATTTGTCAGATAGAGAAACATTGATAAGATAAAACTTAATATTAATTGCCCAGGTGGATCGATTGCTCGCTTTCGCTTTTTATTTTCCTCCTTTGTAACATTGGCGTCGGCAACAGTGTCAACTCGGACTTTGGAGTTAACGGATCTTAGCTTTGCGCCTACGTACGATCAAACATAAGCAAAATAGCGCCAAGTCCCTTGCTCAGCCATCTAGTTCTGCTAATTAGACTGTTGATATTACTTGCTTGTCTTGTTGTGCTGACTTAAGCGAAATAATCTGTAATCAATTAGAGTTCTAGCGTATTGTCAGCAGTTGTAAATATCCGAGAGTCGGCGGACAAAACCGCCTGCCTCGTAGAATTCTAACATTGAGTAGCCCGCCCAGTACATTCTAAATATCTTGCTTATCTTGCTTTCTTTATATTTTCTGTAAATCATCCTATCTTAACTACATACACTGTCCTTGGTATAAAATATCTACTTCTTAGCTGCATCCTAGGATATTACCTTACACTCTAGTTTGGATTCTTGTGCTTGTTTAGTGTAATAGAAGGTTAATTACGCTCTAAATGCATTATTCAACACAATCAACACAGATACGTGTGCTCGGCTTCGGAACTCAACAAGTGGTTTGTACATTGCATGCTATTTACATATATACATCGATGCCCTAGAAAGTGCGACGGGCACGGCGGAAACGCTGAACGCGCTGGACGCGCTTGGTTGAGCGCTTGCAGCTAGAACTGCCGGTGTTGctgccggagccggagccggaacCAGAGCTTCCGGTGTTTGTCTCGCTTCCGACACCGCCAAGGATCTGGGCGGCAGCGTGTTCGGCAGCGACCATGACGATGGCTTGGGTGTTTCCGGTGGGCAGGTCGGGGTGGATGGAGGCATCGACGACGTAGAGGTTGTCAGTGCCCCAAACCTTGGTCTgggtgtcgacgacgctgctCCAATCGTTCTCAGTGCCCATGACGGCACTGCCGACGTAGTGGCTTCCAGTGGTATGCTCCAAGATGAGGCTCTCGGCGGTGACGTTGCCGGTCATAGTCAGCGTGCTGTTCGACTTGGAGGCGAACTGGATGAGCTGTCCCATGAAGCTCGTGATGGCCTCCTTGTCGCCAGCCGTGGTGAGGTAGGGATCGGTTGTAATTTTGGTGGAGCCGTCGGCCGTGATcccaagggcgccgacggaAGTCAGGCCATGAGTGAGGTAGACCTTGACGCGAATAGTGTCGTTCTTGGGCGAGTTGACGGTGCCTTGGACGTAGCGCTtctggccgtcggcgccttCGACGCTTGTCCAGAAGTTCAGGCGCTGGCCTGCCTGGGTCAGGAGACCAGAACCCTGGGCGAACTGGTCGACGTCTGTCTCGGCGGGGTCGGTAAAGGCGGTGCTCGCGAGAGAGTTGAGGGGCGACTTGGTCTGGAGGTTGACAGTGAAGATGGGGTGATCCTTGAGGTTCTGGCCGACGGGGAGATCGATCCATTGGGCCTCGGAGGGAAGAGTGACCTGGGTAGAGCCGCTCTGGACGGTCTGAATTTGCTCTTTGGGACCGATGCCGCTGTTGAACAGGATACGAGGGGTGGACAGagcaccggcggcgaggatggcggcgccgccggacTTGAGGTTGATGATCTGGCGAGTGTTCTTGCCCGTCTCGATCTCGACGCCGGAGAcagcggcgccgtcgcgcaCGGCGCGGATGACCTTGGCGTTGAGCTGGAGCTTGAAGTTGGGCAGGGCCTGGGCAAGGGGGAGGTAGTCACGAACAGGGCCGCCGCGGAGGCCGTTCTCGATCAGCCAGGGAGGGTGGGTGAACACAGCATCCTTCTTGTtgggctcggcgaggccgtcgacctcggtgaAGCCATTGCCGGCTAGCCACTGCGACATGACGTTGTAGGCGGCCTGGTCGTAACGCTTGCCGTCCTTGCTGGGCTGGATAGTGCCGGGGGTACGCTCGTAAAGCTTGTTGGCAGACTCCTCGACATCGGTCCACTTCCAGCCGGCAGGCCACTTGTCGTCGAAGTCGTGGGCGGGGGGCTTCACCCACATCATGGCGTTGACCATGGTCGAGCCGCCGAGGATACAGCCGGCTTGGGAGGCGGTATCGGTGCAGTACTCGTTGGTCTCCTTGGCTGTAGAAAGGTAGTAGCCCATGGCGGGGACATCGTACTGGGTCACGGTTTCGTTCCAGTCGACAGTAgccttgccgccggtggAGGCCAGGGAGGCACCACCACGCTCGATGAGCAAGACGCTCTTGCCCGATTCGGCCAGGCGCTCGGCAACAAtgaggccggcggcaccaccgccggcgaCAATGTAGTCGTAGGTGGCGTTCGAAATGGTCGTGGTGACGTTAGCCGGTACGGCGGGGGCAGTCCCGTTTCCAACGCCGGGGGAGGTGACGGCATCCGACGCCTTGGCGGCCCAGGTATCGTAGTCGGCGGACTTAGCATCGGCCAGGTTTgcgccgaagaggccgaagccggcgccgtggtAGTTGAGGGCCACGGAGGCGCTGGCGGTGTCGGAgagggcggtggtggagTAGGCCCAGCCGAAGGTCGCGGTGTCGGAAGTGCCGGTAAAGGTTGTCTCGTCGCCGGTGATGCAGCCCTCGCAGACAAAGGTGTAGGTAAAGGCAGTCTCGTTGACAGAGGTGCCGGACTCGATGGGCTTCAGGGTGATGCCTGAGTCGGTGACGACGTCGGGGTTCGAGTATCCGCTGGCCTTGCGGACCGAGGTCTGAACCGAGTCTCCGTTGGGCCATACAACAAGAAGCAGCTTGTTGGTCATGGGCCCGCCGAGGGACACGGAGGCCCAGCCTGCGGTGATGGGGGCGGAGATCTGGCCGATGAAGTCCTTTCCGACGGTGGATGGCAGAGCAACGCCGAACGAGAAGCCCGACTTTTCGGTGTACCGCTGGAAAGTGATGTCGGAAGCCGGGTCCACGTACGAAGTCGTTTGCTGGGCCGCGGTGGCCGCAGCCAGAAGTCCCGTGGTAAGAAGGGACTTGAACATGTTGAGGGAGTGTGGTAGTCTTTTCAACGTCGTGTATCAAATTGGTGGATGAGAAAGTGAATGAGCAGCAAAAGAGCTGTATGtcaagaaagaaagagagtACACCCGTCACAGAGGGGCAGAAGAAAGCTAACAGCAACCAGCGCAAAAGAAGGAGTGGAAATGAAGTTGTAGTAGTCGAAAGAACGAGGAGCGTTGTaggacgacggcggctcCGGGCACAAACTTCAGCCAACTATTTATTACATGTCCTACTTCCCCCCATGATGACCCGCTTTGGACATGCAAGACCCGAGCCGGCACCAACGGCTATAGAACGGCATGGCTGCTCCTAGTCGAATGCCCCATTGAGGGGTCAAGGGGATTGAAAGGGTCGAGGGGGTCAGGAGAATGTATTCATGAGTCCGTATGGATACAGATTAGTGCGAGATGATGGATCCATCATGGCCCAGTCAACTCCGGCCAGAAGCGTAAGCGTTGGCACAGGATGGGATCTTTAACGACTTCAGTAGAGAACGTAGTGCGAATAAGGGGAAACACTCGGTAGTAAACCGAGTCATTTGGTGaggttggcgaggaagaccCGCCGGGTGACGTCCGTTCGGAGGGCTAACCCGGGAACGAAAACGAGGGGCCCGGCCGAGCTAGGCAACCAGTGCCGAGAGTGGATCCCACCATCCCGGTGGTAGATAGAAAGGGCTCCCACGTCGCAACAGGCCCGACAATGCGCTCGCTCATTTACGTGGTATTGCACATCTTTTCCGGCATGGCGGGATCTGTATGGGTGTGGCATCGAAGTACGCAACCAAGGCGTCCCTCTCAAGGTAGCACAAATAATCCGTATAAATTGTGAGGGAAAGGAGCCAGGAAAAGAGAACACGGTATTAAACACAGAACAACTGCCGTGCTTGACACTGGGTATATTAGATACGGCCACAAAGCAACGACACCAAAAACTTCTTCTTTCGTCTCTCCGCCCAATCTAGGCTTTTCCGAGAAGATGGTAATCATCTGTACAAGGCACTCGCGTCAAAAGTGGATAGGCACGTGGGGGGTTGCACCCCGGATATATTAAACGGACAAGGTTCTTGGGCCATGCGAAACGCCAGGAAACGAACGGTCGTCCGAAGTTAATAAACGCCGTACGACGCCACTGGCCAGCTCAAGGGCGCAAGGTGGAACGTGTCTTTCGTCCGAAGCCCAAAAAAGAATGCCTGCCTGTCCAATTAAGCCGAGTTTGTTACGAATACAAAGAGATAACGGCGAaaaagggggagagaggagaccATAGATGGAGAGAGACCGAgaaaggggaagggagaaTATTTATCCACTTATCTGGAGTACGTCCGGCTCGCAGAGACATCAGGTAAAGTGAGTGGCGGGTACTCATCAAGATGCGTAAATGCCTTGTTACCCTCACACATGCTACCAAAGACGAACAGGGGGGGGATGGAACCTACCCGAGCTCATCGCATGGGACATGGCCTCGACCGAGATCCATCCGCCGCTGGCACGCTGGGGCCACCGTCAAAATTTCTCCTTCATCTCCGTCAATGCATGCCCTCGCATCGGGTCCGGCTTGTCTCAACGGAACCAATTAGCTCCCGGCTGCACCACTTGATAATTCCGATGAAACCTCCGCTCACCGCGGAGTTTAACTGGCACGGACTGTGAGTGGCCCTCTGCCGTGGGTTGTTTGTTAGGCATTCGTGGAACTCGAATTGCGTGCCGAGTAGGGGGGcaataagaagaagaaaaacgaagaaagaaagaaaactCTGTCCTTCCCACACAGTCAGTATTGGACTCGTTCAGAGAGACAGACACTCCCGGGTCAGTCAACCGGTCATCAGCCACTTTCAAAAAGTGATACTCTAGGCTTGTAACGAAAGCAGGGTCTCCTATGCAAGGTGTAGATCTGACAAACTCAGGCTGCACAACACCCCTCGACTAAGCAACTGAGAGTTTTGACCAGTCTTGAGAAGCTTCGCTCGCCGAGTCACCGTGCTCTTTTGTCTTGGCTTCCACCAACAGCTCCTCTAAGGCGCCCAATCCCAGGAGCCCCGAACCAAATGTCATCCTCCTCCATTGGCCCTTGACGCGCGGCAAACTGTCTCCGCATGACTTGGCACACAGCGCCAATATCGAGCGGAGCAGTGATCGTCATCGGCAGGGCTTTACAAATCTCAAATCCATGCTCAGTAGTTCCACCCGACGTCCCATGCAAGACAGGGGGATTTTGTCCGGAATTGACTGTTGTCCTTTTGCGACGACATCGGGATCAGGCTCTGAGACCACTCCACCGGACAAGTATACGATGTTGCGTAAGATTCAAAAGTCATTCACAACTAAGCTGCTACCAAGCAATCGGGTGACCGGTGGGTTTGGCCGCCGTGTCTATTCTTCATCCCACATCACCTTCATGCTCACGGGGAACGGCCAGATCTGGCCCCAGTCCTCCTTCATGTATACAAAGAAACCACCCGGCCGCGGCACCTTCTTCAAGATACCCTGTGGTCCAGGAACCCGTCGAAGGTTTTTCTTCCGGAAGAGCGCCCTGAACATCTCGGTGAGCGCCACCTGGCTCGCAGCGCGGCCGAGGCAGGCGTGCGGACCAAGACCGTAGTGGATGTACGAATCCAAGGGCCTGAGGGGGTTGACTTCCTCCGGCCGCGGGAAGTTCTCGGGATCCTTGGCGGCAGAGACCTATTTGGCTTCAAGtcagctcggcgccgcgggccGGACAGGGTGAGAAAGCATTTTGTCGACTTACGAAACTGACAAAGACCCTGTCGCCTCGTCTCACGGGGACCTCACGACCGTCATCCTCAACAATGACGTCGTCCTGCGTCGCCTCGCGGTAGGAACCAAAGGTGCCCGCAAGCCGGATACCTTCCATGGCGTATCCGAGAAGCAGAGCATCGCTCTCCTTCGTGGACGGAGACAAGGCGGCCTTGTGAATCTGCTCGAGGTGGGCGGCACCTGGAGGCGAGAGATAGTAGTCGACCGCCTGGGCAAACTGTAGGTTACACGTCAGCTAGGACCATTGAAAcgaaaacaacaacaacagcagcagcagcagcagcagcagcagcagcaacagcaacagcaactaGTACAGCTACACGTACCACCTGTGCTTGGTTCGGCACCATGGCCCCGGCCGTGGGCAAGATCTGGCTCCACGCAATGTCGTAGACGCTCAACCCGGCCTTGGCAAAACCCTTGATCAGGTTGGTCCCGTACGAGGCGAGGGGGTCCGTCTTGTCCGCTGAGCCAGTGAAGAGCCCACGGAATCCAACCTTTGTCGTGATTTTCACGTTGGTCTCAATCAGCTTCCCGAGgagcgtcgccgcctccttcgctttctggcggagcgggAACGACTTGGCCGGATCAATGTCGAAAAAGATGCACACAAAGATGGCCGCCAGCATCTGGTACATCTCCTGCTCCGTGATCAAGCCCTTGGGGTTCTGGTGTGTCTTGAGAGGCAGGTTGAACACCCTCGA from the Colletotrichum destructivum chromosome 10, complete sequence genome contains:
- a CDS encoding Putative enoyl-CoA hydratase/isomerase, ClpP/crotonase-like domain superfamily: MPLLWLTIQALAGLLFSKAVALDLPKYEGLVTSQNNSILTITLHNPVSSVNAWSADMHAGMKDIVRRLQEDNETKVVIINSSVPRFFCNHFDPAVFAIANFTEDYAMLMMNITNLPQITIGAVEGRARNAGHELLLALDMRFATTKDVLIGETETAFGNFPVAGSCQHLPRLIGRGLAMEYILSSQDVDAKEAERIGWINKAFDSRRDMYSHIDKLTSRLALFPRSGLVASKQAINLRSKPSREDFLHDITLFQDLSNPDFARIVDRVATLTNNWTAGEVELNLGRDVVLAYN
- a CDS encoding Putative glucose-methanol-choline oxidoreductase, cellobiose dehydrogenase, cytochrome; translation: MFKSLLTTGLLAAATAAQQTTSYVDPASDITFQRYTEKSGFSFGVALPSTVGKDFIGQISAPITAGWASVSLGGPMTNKLLLVVWPNGDSVQTSVRKASGYSNPDVVTDSGITLKPIESGTSVNETAFTYTFVCEGCITGDETTFTGTSDTATFGWAYSTTALSDTASASVALNYHGAGFGLFGANLADAKSADYDTWAAKASDAVTSPGVGNGTAPAVPANVTTTISNATYDYIVAGGGAAGLIVAERLAESGKSVLLIERGGASLASTGGKATVDWNETVTQYDVPAMGYYLSTAKETNEYCTDTASQAGCILGGSTMVNAMMWVKPPAHDFDDKWPAGWKWTDVEESANKLYERTPGTIQPSKDGKRYDQAAYNVMSQWLAGNGFTEVDGLAEPNKKDAVFTHPPWLIENGLRGGPVRDYLPLAQALPNFKLQLNAKVIRAVRDGAAVSGVEIETGKNTRQIINLKSGGAAILAAGALSTPRILFNSGIGPKEQIQTVQSGSTQVTLPSEAQWIDLPVGQNLKDHPIFTVNLQTKSPLNSLASTAFTDPAETDVDQFAQGSGLLTQAGQRLNFWTSVEGADGQKRYVQGTVNSPKNDTIRVKVYLTHGLTSVGALGITADGSTKITTDPYLTTAGDKEAITSFMGQLIQFASKSNSTLTMTGNVTAESLILEHTTGSHYVGSAVMGTENDWSSVVDTQTKVWGTDNLYVVDASIHPDLPTGNTQAIVMVAAEHAAAQILGGVGSETNTGSSGSGSGSGSNTGSSSCKRSTKRVQRVQRFRRARRTF
- a CDS encoding Putative phosphopantetheine binding ACP domain, methyltransferase type 12, ACP-like superfamily, coding for MEKYHTVTEPDVMSPNFEFSPAQDDSALYYANIETLERLTMCYIRRFVEGVSVSQQASFPKWHHRHMTSVFRRRLLVHDEKHQQQQQHQYCQDKNHDDNVGAMLAQLEVQDVVNARLVRAVGENLRAVCEGRRDMLEVLLEQDGELSRLYDRGIAMADANRAVAQLIGLVAHRYPRMKFLEVGGGTGSTTKYVLEALAGRFRTYTFTDISAGFFARSEEKLSKYDDDGGHGGKIEYRVLDIERDPTSQGFTNGAYDLIIAANCVHATKSLGTTLAHLRDLLRPGGFLVLFDITGDPIWLSYSFVFGGLDQWWAGAADDGRVDGPGVSRARWDSELRKSGFSGLDQAVPFPRRREMFSVMLSQAVHDEAGTVLALRQPTLALNQDSSSSRSRRRFNRQAFAVVGASSLSERVVNQFGRHVLNVTHVPSLDHVGAAKDPASSSSSSSLFAPGKNLAVMLMTELDMPLFAHLSGDTLASFKLLLRSSRYFMVVTRRCRDENPDSNMLVGVLRALFAEMPHFRFQCIDIDDLDVRADNFDRTSDILSASLLRMVLVPLLEDEPSRNDDDNNNDKNRIMWSMEPELLVRDGCVQIPRVVKDTAKNDRLNSSTRLIEQKTCRSQHLVELDTAQIEPWKPYHYMDTGDGGRPSLPPHLPRVPLIRRPLPDGLPADYRASMCPIETTVSTVRCLPYTPGQQRFHLIVGAIDRQRCPFSTSSLVTGTRVAALCPVNPATTVYVPLDNVYKMEHEKVPSLSLFSDEVILLATLSSMMLRRTALLVTDDSKVLLLNPGRDLSNMMSKLSLPREITDRLLLAGVGASPPTAEIRWGSIGAVVDMGGGLNDHATDSQSRENSCSGEWMQEIDDLGPWVLRYRYPIIPPVSESQSRSIFFCACADLANLDHSASTAYQDGTAPTSLFDWRSSIFTTQVQPLDFKALFRADRTYLLVGLSSDLGLSLCRWMVANGARHVAIASRHAPNQVRSSLYLTFAEDMRRAGAYFAAVQCDVTRRASLEAAVWELAGHLHMPPVAGIAHGAMVLQDKLFADMTVLDLEEVIAPKALGAANLDALFGGGGGDGDDREPPTLDFFVMMSSTACIIGNISQSNYHAGNMFMAALVERRRARGLPASVLHLSAVAGVGYVHRLPERARDFTNTFALLHEEDLHLAFGEAIAAGRPGSGANGEVICTIKTKRKKEKTTGSVVGDPTITSWLDNPRFSTLVEDDGSQSDATVDGNGSAAGAAVRVTDLGAALRAVPASDRAQAAQLIQASFVRKLETALRKSPGTIDAQLSLSAVGLDSVLAVEMRFWFLKTIMVEIPVLKFMHQSVAQISEWAAGESVT